Sequence from the Helicobacter pylori genome:
CATTTTTTTACTTTTTGGTGCTTTTTGTGGTGCTTTTTGTTTGGTGTTAGCCTAATAAAAAGGCTTTTAGCATTTTTTAAGAGTAAATAGTAAAGGGCTTGATTTTGCCATAACCCCTCTAAAAAGCAGTCTTTTTGGGGCGTTCGCCCCTTATGAGTGAGAAAGTTTATTTCTTGTGAGCGAAATCGTGTGGGTTGCCTTTACCCCCAACATAAGCGATTTTGTCGCCTAAAATGTCATAAGCTTGGCCAAAGCCTTTCACAAAACGCCCTTCTTTGAAATCCAATGCGATCAAATGGAAATCTTGCATGGTGCGAATGGTTTTAATGCCCCCAGATCCGCCGGTTTTTTCAATGAAAGAATCAAACGCTTTGTCAAACTCTGCCCCTCTTTCAATAAAACGAGCGTTGGTTTTATAACGCAAGCGTTTTCTCAAAATAGCTGATTTAGCCTTGCTCTCGTCTTCTAAAAACATCACTTCCACATTGTGGGGGTTGTGTTTAAGGCCAGCAAAATGCTCCGCCACTTCGCTCACATAAATGTAGTATTGTTTGCCATCGCTCATTAAAGGCGCATAAGAGCATACCACATGCCCATTAGGGTGTAAGGTCGCTAAACAAACAGAATCAAAGCTCTCTTTAAAGGCTTTAACTTCTTCTTCCACGCCTTTTAAATCATGGGTTTTTTCTACGCTTTGACACAATTCAATGATAGCGTTTTTGTAGTCTTTAGGGTCTTTGACTTCGTGGTTAAATTCAATCCTTAAGGTTTGATTGTTGTTATAACCAATCACAACGCCTTGAGAATCCACGCTTTTAAAGGCGACATTTTCAGCGTGATGGACTTGCCCGAATTTTTTCAACAAACCTTTCATGTCTTCTACATGGTGAGCGTTCATGTGCTCTATAATACGATTAAGCAAAATATTCTCCTTAGTTTCAAAAAATAAGGGGAATGTTATAACAAAAAATTAAATATTAGCTTAATCTTTAGCGGAGATTTTGGTTTTTATCTCTATGCCTAAAAGTTTGAAAGCGTTGCTTAAACTCAAGCTCACCATTAAACAAATCTTTAAAAGCTCTTTAGCTTTAGGGGTGTTTAAAATCTTGCCAGCGTTATAGAAGCGGTGGAATTCTGAGGCGAGAGTTTTTGCGTATTCGCACATTTTTTGCAAGCCGTATTCTTCAAAAGAAGATTCAATGATTTTAGGCAAGCTTAAAGCACTAAAAAGCAGGTATTTTTCTTCAGCATTTAAATTGGTTAAAGGGGTTTGTAAAATTTCTTCTTTAGAAAAGGGCGATTTTTCTAGCATGGTGTGGATGCGCGAATTAGCGTAATGGATATAGTAAATAGGGTTTGAGCTGTCTTGCTTTTTTAAAGTATTGACATCAAATTCTAAATGCGTGTCAAGCCGTTTGCTTAAAAAAATAAACCTTAAAGCGTCTTTACCCACATCATCAATCACATCTTTAATCAAAATGAAATTACCCGCTCTTTTACTCATCTTGTAAGGCTCGTTATTTTTGAGCAAGCGCACCATTTGAGCGAGCAAGACTTCAAGATTGTTGGAATCATAGCCCAAAAACTCAAGGCTGGCTTTCACTCTAGCGATATAGCCGTGGTGGTCTGCCCCCCAAATGTTGATATATTTGGTGTAATTTTGCTTGAATTTTTCATCATGATAGACAATATCGCCGGCTAAATAAGTGTAGCTCTTATCTTCTTTAATGAGCACCCGATCGCTTTCATCTTGGTAGAGTGAAGATTTGAGCCAGATTTTAGAATCCCTTTCATAAAGGGCGTTCGCTTTTTCTAATCGTTCAAACACCGCATCTTTATGTTTAAAAGTTTCTCTTTCGCTCGCATAAGAATCAAAATGAATGCCTAAAGCATCTAAATTATCTTTAATTTCTAAAAGCATTAAATCTTTAGCATAGCCGCTTAAAACTTCAATAATAGTCTCTTCGTTTTCTTTAAAAAGGCTTGGCTTTAAATCGTTGTTCGCCTTTTTAGCGATTTCAATGATGTATTCGCCTTTGTAAAAGACTTCTGGGTAAGTTACGCTTTCTTGTAAAACATGCTCTCTGTAAGCGAGCCATACAGAAAGCCCTAACAAGCGGATTTGAGAACCCATGTCATTGACATAATATTCGCATAAAACTTCATGCCCTAAAAAGCGAGCGATTTTAGCCAAACTATCGCCAAACACCGCCCCTCTAGCATGCCCTATGTGTAAAGGCCCTGTAGGGTTAGCGCTCACAAATTCTAAAAAGATTTTTTGAGAACGCTCGCTTTTGGGTTGAGAGCCAAATTTTTCTTTTAATTCCAAAGCCTTTTGGGTGAAACGCTCTAAAAAATCTAAAGAAAGCGTCAAATTGATATAACCCTTACAAGCCACTACGCTGTCAAAAAACCCTTGAGTTTTTTTGTGCGTGCTGATTTTAAGGGCTAACTCTTCAGCGATAACTAAGGGCGATTTTTTAAAAACTTTGGCGAGATTGAAAGCAATGGGCGTAGCGTAATGCCCATGCTCTTTGTCTTTAGGGTATTCAATAATGACTTCAGCTTCTAAAATCTCTTCTAAAACGCCCTTAATGAGAGTGTGCATGTTCAACTTTCTTGTTTGCTTTTAATCTCGCTAGTTTCATGCGCTTTGGTTTGCGTTGCTTGAGCGTCTAGGGTTTTTGGCTCGTTTTTAGCCTCTTCTTCATCGTCTTTCACGGCTTTTTTGAAATTCTTAATCCCACTGCCTAAACCTTTAGCCAATTCGGGGATCTTTTTAGCTCCAAACAACAACACAATCACTAATAAAACAATGACCCAATGCCATATGCTTGTGAATCCGCCCATATTTTACTCCTTAATCTATTGGTTGGTTTTTGTTTGAATTATAGCTTTTTTAAAAAATAATTGATAGGTTTTATAAGGATTCGTTTTTCCAAGCCTTGCATATTTTTTCAAAATTAAACGCTTTTAAGCGATAGACTAAAGTTTTTGCGATGCTCAAGATGATTTCTTTGGATTTTTCTAAATCTTCATTGATGATGAGGTAATCAAAGCTTTCCAAGCACTGCATTTCTTTATAAGCGTTGATCAAGCGTTTTTCTATCGTCTCTTTAGAATCCGTCCCCCTTAAAAGCAAGCGCTCTTTTAAAATCTCTTGGTTTTTGGTGCTAATAAAGACTGAGCATGCGTTAGGGTAATGCTTTTTAAGGATCTCATGCCCTTGCACATCAATATCAAAAATGACGATTTTGCCCTCTTTTAAGGCTTTTTCTACAGGGATTTTAGAAGTGCCATAGTAGTGGTTATGCACGATCGCCCATTCTAAAAACTGCCCTTTTTCTATGCCTTGTTTGAATTCTTCTTCGCTGACAAAATTGTAATGCAAGCCATCAACTTCGCCCTCTCTGGGCTTTCGTGTGGTGGTGGAAAGGGAAAAATGGGTTTTTGGGATTTTTTCTTGCAAATACTTTGTAAGGGTGCTTTTACCCGCTCCGCTAGGGCCTGAAAGGATGAGTAAATTAAAATCATTATGCATCAGGTTTTTTATCCTCTAAAGCGATTTTAATGCTTAAGGTTTTGTTTTCTAAAAGGCTTTTTAAGGACTCTTGATTCAGGCTTTTTAATAAATCCTGCAAATTCAAGCGCAATTCTAAAGGGCTGGAAGTTTTATCGCTTTTTTGGGGGTTTTTTGCGTTTTCTTGTGGGGTTTCTGTAACGCTCTCTTTAGGGGTTTCTGTGGCGTTTTCATTATTAGGGGTTTTTGCAACGGCTTCATTTAAAAAGGGCAATTCTTCCCCCATCGCTTGAGCCATCACCGGCTCAGGAATGTCTTCAATGCTTTCGTAATGGTCTTCTTGGGGTTTTTCATCTTGGGTTTGTGGCGTTTCTTTTTCTTGCGGAGTTTCTGCGATTTCTTGGGTTTCTTCTTGTGGGGTTTCTTTTTCTTGCACTTGGGGGATTTCTACATCTTGCGGAGTTTCTGCGATTTCTTGTTTTTCTAACTCGTTCGCTTGGGTTTC
This genomic interval carries:
- the tatA gene encoding twin-arginine translocase TatA/TatE family subunit gives rise to the protein MGGFTSIWHWVIVLLVIVLLFGAKKIPELAKGLGSGIKNFKKAVKDDEEEAKNEPKTLDAQATQTKAHETSEIKSKQES
- the gmk gene encoding guanylate kinase; translated protein: MHNDFNLLILSGPSGAGKSTLTKYLQEKIPKTHFSLSTTTRKPREGEVDGLHYNFVSEEEFKQGIEKGQFLEWAIVHNHYYGTSKIPVEKALKEGKIVIFDIDVQGHEILKKHYPNACSVFISTKNQEILKERLLLRGTDSKETIEKRLINAYKEMQCLESFDYLIINEDLEKSKEIILSIAKTLVYRLKAFNFEKICKAWKNESL
- a CDS encoding HugZ family heme oxygenase translates to MLNRIIEHMNAHHVEDMKGLLKKFGQVHHAENVAFKSVDSQGVVIGYNNNQTLRIEFNHEVKDPKDYKNAIIELCQSVEKTHDLKGVEEEVKAFKESFDSVCLATLHPNGHVVCSYAPLMSDGKQYYIYVSEVAEHFAGLKHNPHNVEVMFLEDESKAKSAILRKRLRYKTNARFIERGAEFDKAFDSFIEKTGGSGGIKTIRTMQDFHLIALDFKEGRFVKGFGQAYDILGDKIAYVGGKGNPHDFAHKK
- the argS gene encoding arginine--tRNA ligase — translated: MHTLIKGVLEEILEAEVIIEYPKDKEHGHYATPIAFNLAKVFKKSPLVIAEELALKISTHKKTQGFFDSVVACKGYINLTLSLDFLERFTQKALELKEKFGSQPKSERSQKIFLEFVSANPTGPLHIGHARGAVFGDSLAKIARFLGHEVLCEYYVNDMGSQIRLLGLSVWLAYREHVLQESVTYPEVFYKGEYIIEIAKKANNDLKPSLFKENEETIIEVLSGYAKDLMLLEIKDNLDALGIHFDSYASERETFKHKDAVFERLEKANALYERDSKIWLKSSLYQDESDRVLIKEDKSYTYLAGDIVYHDEKFKQNYTKYINIWGADHHGYIARVKASLEFLGYDSNNLEVLLAQMVRLLKNNEPYKMSKRAGNFILIKDVIDDVGKDALRFIFLSKRLDTHLEFDVNTLKKQDSSNPIYYIHYANSRIHTMLEKSPFSKEEILQTPLTNLNAEEKYLLFSALSLPKIIESSFEEYGLQKMCEYAKTLASEFHRFYNAGKILNTPKAKELLKICLMVSLSLSNAFKLLGIEIKTKISAKD